One Methanobacterium sp. genomic region harbors:
- a CDS encoding glycosyltransferase, with the protein MSILITVGIVAKNEEKYIEETLRGIINQSINTSLIEIIVVDGNSFDRTREIAENILSMSNVKYKVLNEKDFGFYGLCFSRNLVIDNSSKTTKYIAYTDADCIVDKNWLKMLYQHIEKSGDDIAGAGGPRLVSPTEDKKELVINNFLTSNIASGGNPAFSKRNVAYLDSIPNYNSIYKKDIISRFRYDDSLIISDDNELNLRLKKAGYNFIYAGDAEVYHRETNSIIEFGKNMRNYGVNITNTIKKHRLFKIKPFLSLIFVLYLIFLVPLYLIVGLIILIPLILYFIFAVIIFAEIIYKTKTIYSLIIFVLLPVQHISYAYGMIYNFLFVRPVRRNGN; encoded by the coding sequence ATGTCAATTTTAATAACAGTAGGAATAGTTGCCAAAAATGAGGAAAAATATATTGAAGAAACCTTAAGAGGCATCATAAACCAGAGCATAAATACTTCATTAATTGAAATAATTGTTGTAGACGGCAATTCCTTTGATAGAACGCGTGAAATTGCAGAAAATATTTTAAGCATGTCAAATGTAAAGTATAAAGTTTTAAATGAAAAAGATTTTGGTTTCTATGGCCTGTGTTTTTCAAGAAATCTTGTAATTGATAATTCAAGCAAAACCACCAAATATATTGCTTATACAGATGCAGACTGTATTGTTGATAAAAATTGGCTTAAAATGCTGTACCAGCATATCGAGAAAAGTGGAGACGACATTGCAGGCGCTGGAGGCCCAAGACTGGTATCCCCAACAGAAGATAAAAAAGAACTTGTAATAAACAATTTTTTAACCTCAAATATTGCATCTGGAGGAAATCCAGCTTTTTCTAAAAGAAATGTTGCGTATTTAGACAGTATTCCCAACTACAATTCAATTTACAAAAAGGATATAATATCCAGATTTAGATATGACGACAGTCTAATCATCTCAGATGATAATGAATTGAATTTAAGACTTAAAAAAGCAGGGTACAACTTCATCTATGCTGGAGACGCTGAAGTCTACCACCGCGAAACAAATTCCATAATTGAATTTGGAAAAAATATGAGGAATTATGGTGTAAATATAACAAATACCATAAAAAAACATAGATTATTTAAAATTAAACCTTTTCTATCCTTAATATTCGTGTTATACCTTATTTTTTTAGTCCCATTATATTTAATAGTAGGGTTGATTATTTTAATTCCACTTATACTCTATTTCATATTTGCAGTCATAATATTTGCAGAAATTATTTACAAAACAAAAACCATTTACTCTTTGATAATTTTTGTTTTATTGCCGGTTCAACACATCTCATATGCATATGGAATGATCTATAATTTCTTATTTGTTAGACCCGTGCGTAGAAACGGTAATTAA
- a CDS encoding (Fe-S)-binding protein codes for MIYFRGCVAREKLNNIAEATEKILKKAGIDYKILENETCCGSFLLRTGFAHDAKEVMKNTLKEIREEKIITSCAGCYKTFKKDYKEILGVELDVVHTSQLFNDLIKDGKIEPLFLDKTVTYHDPCHLGRHLEEYNAPREILDNISNLVEMDRNKEKSRCCGAGGGVRAAFPEITENIAEMRIKDAEDVEAEILVTSCPFCILNLKSASKDDKKVLDLSEIIIFK; via the coding sequence ATGATATACTTTAGAGGCTGCGTTGCAAGAGAAAAGCTTAATAACATAGCTGAAGCCACAGAAAAAATACTAAAAAAGGCAGGCATTGATTATAAAATATTAGAAAATGAAACCTGCTGTGGATCCTTTTTACTTAGAACTGGATTTGCCCACGATGCAAAAGAAGTAATGAAAAATACATTAAAAGAAATTAGGGAAGAAAAGATAATTACTTCCTGTGCTGGCTGTTATAAGACTTTTAAAAAAGATTATAAAGAAATTTTAGGTGTTGAACTGGATGTTGTGCATACCTCTCAACTTTTTAATGATTTAATTAAAGATGGAAAAATTGAGCCACTATTTTTAGATAAAACAGTTACATATCATGACCCATGCCATTTAGGCCGTCATCTTGAAGAATATAATGCCCCTCGAGAAATTCTAGATAATATTTCCAATCTAGTTGAAATGGATCGAAATAAGGAAAAATCAAGATGCTGCGGTGCAGGCGGTGGAGTTAGAGCTGCATTTCCAGAGATAACTGAAAATATAGCCGAAATGAGGATAAAAGATGCAGAAGATGTTGAAGCTGAAATTCTTGTAACTTCATGCCCATTTTGTATTTTAAATCTTAAATCCGCATCTAAAGATGATAAAAAAGTGCTTGATTTATCTGAGATAATTATATTCAAATAA
- a CDS encoding LUD domain-containing protein, which produces MDDAKLDAMRRSFNIIETRKKKLLKDENERISKLQERVKEIREYSIGNLEELIETAKTRFLENGMEVIFAENSHMALDEIYKLIKDEPIIAKSKSNNVNEIGLSAFLESKGIEIVETDLGDRIVQMDPESYGPSHPIGPAAHLDMEKIAQIASKKFGVEVKPEPKSILDIFKADIIERLANCNVGITGANSVAAEDGALVMVHNEGNISLVSMKDTHIVVVGIDKLVRTIEDAVSVVKLETIFATGKKIPAYINVITSPSKTADIEQVLLKDMYGAKRVIVILLDNGRSEALKQSKECLLCIGCGSCIVSCPVYNVTGSDFGYRGYLGGRGIVLSNFITDNKICFDSGLFKCTLCGLCTLECPVNIKTNEMIEKLRERSVQSGVCPDEHHGTTEKIKKQGSPF; this is translated from the coding sequence ATGGATGATGCCAAATTAGATGCAATGAGACGATCATTTAATATAATTGAAACCAGAAAAAAGAAGCTTTTAAAAGATGAAAATGAACGCATAAGTAAGCTTCAAGAAAGAGTAAAAGAAATAAGGGAATACAGTATTGGAAACCTTGAAGAACTCATAGAAACTGCAAAAACTAGATTTTTAGAAAATGGAATGGAAGTTATTTTTGCAGAGAACTCCCATATGGCCCTGGATGAGATTTATAAACTAATTAAAGATGAGCCTATTATAGCAAAATCTAAATCAAACAACGTAAATGAAATAGGACTTTCTGCATTTCTAGAGAGCAAAGGGATAGAAATTGTTGAAACTGATCTTGGAGATAGAATAGTTCAAATGGATCCTGAAAGTTACGGCCCTTCTCACCCAATAGGTCCAGCTGCACACTTGGATATGGAAAAAATAGCCCAAATTGCATCAAAAAAATTCGGTGTGGAAGTAAAGCCTGAACCTAAATCTATCTTAGATATATTTAAGGCAGATATTATAGAAAGACTTGCAAATTGCAATGTAGGTATAACTGGAGCAAACAGTGTAGCTGCAGAAGACGGCGCATTAGTTATGGTTCATAACGAAGGTAATATCAGTTTAGTATCCATGAAAGATACCCATATAGTTGTAGTAGGAATCGATAAACTTGTAAGGACAATAGAAGATGCAGTAAGTGTTGTAAAACTTGAAACAATATTTGCAACTGGAAAAAAAATCCCTGCATACATAAATGTCATCACATCACCCTCCAAAACAGCAGATATTGAACAGGTGCTTTTGAAAGATATGTACGGTGCAAAACGAGTGATAGTGATTCTTCTAGATAACGGAAGGAGTGAAGCACTTAAACAAAGTAAAGAATGTTTGTTATGTATTGGATGCGGCAGTTGTATTGTTTCATGCCCTGTTTACAATGTTACAGGGTCTGATTTTGGATACAGGGGATATTTAGGTGGCAGAGGAATAGTTTTAAGTAATTTTATAACTGATAATAAAATATGTTTCGATTCAGGACTCTTTAAATGTACATTATGTGGCCTATGTACCCTTGAATGCCCAGTTAACATAAAGACAAATGAAATGATTGAAAAATTAAGGGAACGGTCAGTGCAATCAGGAGTTTGTCCAGATGAACATCACGGAACTACTGAGAAGATCAAAAAACAGGGATCACCTTTTTAA
- a CDS encoding (5-formylfuran-3-yl)methyl phosphate synthase has product MLLLISPINTEEALESIEGGADIVDVKNPKEGSLGANFPWVIKSIREMTPKDTLVSATLGDVPYKPGTVSLAALGAAVSGADYIKVGLYGTKNYDEALEVMKNVVKTVRDYREDAIVVASGYADAHRVGAVDPMEIPKVAASAGADIAMVDTAVKDGKTLFDFMDTEKLTKFNDEIHDYGLKSALAGSVKKDQLLTLHQTGCDVVGIRGAACIGGDRNSGKIHRSAVSELKKMIDQF; this is encoded by the coding sequence TTGCTTCTCTTAATAAGCCCAATAAACACCGAAGAAGCACTTGAATCTATTGAAGGCGGTGCAGATATAGTCGATGTCAAAAATCCAAAAGAAGGTTCACTCGGCGCAAATTTTCCATGGGTCATTAAAAGTATAAGGGAAATGACACCCAAAGATACACTTGTAAGCGCTACACTAGGCGATGTTCCATATAAACCCGGCACAGTATCACTTGCAGCCCTCGGTGCTGCAGTTTCTGGAGCAGATTACATCAAAGTAGGATTATATGGTACAAAAAACTACGATGAAGCACTTGAAGTAATGAAAAATGTTGTAAAGACAGTAAGAGATTACAGAGAAGATGCAATAGTAGTTGCATCAGGATATGCAGATGCTCATCGAGTTGGCGCAGTTGATCCTATGGAAATACCAAAGGTAGCCGCAAGTGCAGGTGCAGATATTGCAATGGTAGATACTGCAGTTAAAGACGGAAAAACATTATTTGATTTTATGGACACTGAAAAATTAACTAAATTCAACGACGAAATTCACGATTACGGATTAAAATCAGCCCTTGCAGGCTCAGTAAAAAAAGATCAGCTTTTAACCTTACATCAAACTGGATGTGATGTAGTAGGCATAAGGGGAGCAGCATGCATTGGTGGAGATAGAAATTCCGGTAAAATTCACCGAAGTGCTGTAAGTGAATTGAAGAAGATGATAGATCAATTCTAG
- the guaB gene encoding IMP dehydrogenase → MYSKKLKEAPSGYTFDDFLLIPKASSVEPKDVKVETQISRNYRINIPIISSAMDTVTESKMAITLAQEGGLGIIHRNMTISEQVNEVKKVKQSSDLTIRDVITISPDASIAEANEIMDIEEVSGLPVVENEIVVGIISRRDIKPIINKGSKKKVKDIMTEEVLTIPESTTPDEALDIAYENKVERLPVVRNGKIMGIVTIRDILERKKFPNASRDKKGKFMVAAATGPFDLERAMALDDAGADIIAIDVSHAHNLHVVDYVKTIKDNIDADLLVGNIATAKAAEALIAKEVDGLKVGIGPGSICTTRIVAGVGVPQLTAVSDVADIARESGIPVIADGGLRFSGDIAKAIAVGADAVMLGSLLAGTHEAPGDVVIMNGRKFKQYRGMGSLGAMTGGAGAGTDRYFQEVKGPMKHAKLVPEGIEGVVPYKGPVNEVLFQLIGGLKSSMGYCGAEDISAMKEKARFVKITASGMTESHPHDITITNESPNYPTTRLM, encoded by the coding sequence ATGTACTCTAAAAAACTAAAAGAAGCTCCAAGCGGGTATACATTCGATGATTTTTTATTAATACCTAAGGCTTCTTCTGTAGAACCAAAAGATGTTAAAGTTGAAACACAAATTTCAAGAAATTATCGTATTAATATTCCTATTATAAGTTCTGCAATGGATACAGTTACAGAATCCAAAATGGCAATAACACTTGCCCAGGAAGGTGGACTAGGAATTATACACAGGAATATGACTATAAGTGAGCAGGTAAATGAAGTCAAAAAAGTAAAACAATCCAGTGACCTTACTATACGCGATGTAATAACAATAAGTCCAGACGCATCCATAGCGGAAGCAAATGAAATAATGGATATAGAAGAAGTAAGCGGACTTCCTGTTGTAGAAAATGAGATTGTTGTAGGAATAATAAGTAGAAGGGATATTAAACCTATCATTAACAAGGGTTCTAAAAAGAAAGTTAAGGATATAATGACAGAAGAAGTCCTGACTATCCCTGAATCAACTACTCCTGATGAAGCACTGGATATTGCCTATGAAAACAAAGTTGAAAGGCTACCTGTAGTTCGAAACGGCAAAATAATGGGAATTGTAACTATACGTGATATCTTAGAGCGGAAAAAATTCCCTAATGCATCAAGAGATAAAAAAGGGAAATTTATGGTTGCTGCAGCAACAGGACCCTTTGATTTAGAACGTGCTATGGCTCTTGATGATGCAGGGGCCGACATTATAGCAATAGACGTCTCTCATGCACATAATTTACATGTTGTAGATTATGTCAAAACAATTAAAGACAACATCGATGCAGATTTACTTGTTGGTAATATTGCAACAGCCAAAGCTGCAGAAGCATTAATAGCAAAAGAGGTCGACGGACTTAAAGTTGGTATTGGACCAGGATCTATATGTACAACAAGAATAGTTGCTGGTGTGGGTGTTCCACAGCTTACAGCAGTGTCAGATGTGGCAGATATTGCAAGAGAATCTGGAATTCCTGTTATAGCAGATGGAGGTTTAAGATTCTCGGGAGATATTGCAAAAGCTATAGCAGTAGGTGCTGATGCAGTAATGCTTGGAAGTTTACTTGCAGGGACACACGAAGCTCCGGGCGATGTTGTAATTATGAATGGAAGAAAATTCAAACAGTACAGAGGTATGGGTTCACTTGGAGCCATGACTGGTGGAGCTGGTGCAGGAACAGACCGCTACTTCCAGGAAGTAAAAGGACCAATGAAGCATGCTAAACTTGTTCCTGAAGGAATAGAAGGAGTTGTACCCTACAAAGGCCCTGTAAATGAAGTTTTATTCCAGTTAATAGGAGGACTTAAGTCTTCTATGGGTTACTGTGGTGCAGAAGACATTTCAGCAATGAAAGAGAAAGCAAGGTTTGTAAAGATCACAGCAAGCGGTATGACAGAAAGTCATCCACACGATATTACAATAACCAATGAAAGTCCAAATTATCCTACAACCCGTTTGATGTAA
- a CDS encoding molybdenum cofactor guanylyltransferase, producing the protein MKSIIILCGGRSRRMGKDKGSLVLNGKSMLMHVLDTIKGIVDEIVLVLRDQEQIDRYKLILKDIDMSIRIVTDETKDQGPLVGILTGLSYINSEYAQILPCDSPFISKSFVLKMFEIAGAKKFDAVVPIWDDGHIEPLHSIYKKDVVKIGRNLVKNEQYNVKSLIDNLNVKYVDVEELDESTMSFRNLNTINDFENY; encoded by the coding sequence ATGAAATCCATTATAATTCTGTGTGGCGGTAGAAGCCGTAGAATGGGAAAAGATAAAGGTTCACTTGTTTTAAATGGTAAATCAATGCTCATGCATGTCTTAGATACTATTAAAGGCATTGTTGATGAAATTGTACTGGTTTTAAGGGATCAAGAACAAATTGATAGATATAAACTCATTTTAAAAGACATAGATATGTCAATTAGGATCGTTACAGATGAAACAAAAGATCAAGGCCCCCTGGTTGGAATTTTAACAGGACTTTCATATATTAATTCAGAATATGCTCAAATTTTACCGTGTGATTCTCCATTTATTTCTAAATCATTTGTTTTAAAGATGTTTGAGATTGCAGGAGCTAAAAAATTTGATGCAGTTGTCCCAATATGGGATGATGGACATATTGAGCCATTGCATTCTATTTATAAAAAAGATGTAGTAAAAATAGGCAGAAATCTGGTTAAAAACGAACAATACAACGTAAAGTCGCTTATTGATAACTTAAATGTCAAATATGTTGATGTTGAGGAACTTGATGAGAGCACGATGAGTTTTCGAAATTTAAATACTATTAATGACTTCGAAAATTATTAA
- a CDS encoding acyltransferase: protein MVRHKIVHFIRNNPDSYPSKTFRFMYNLLNGLNLLLSTLTGYIPFHTIRNILYRNIFRIKLPKDSIIYWRCRFFRPSGIKIGHNSIIGNDSFLDGRKNIYIGNNVNIAGNAHVYTMEHDINSPSFASVGSPVYICDWVYIGSRVTILPGVTINEGAVIASGSVVTKNIEKWTLAGGVPAKFIKERPVVKYKLNTKNKAFFQ, encoded by the coding sequence GTGGTTAGACATAAAATTGTACATTTTATAAGGAATAATCCAGATTCATACCCTTCAAAAACTTTTCGTTTTATGTATAACTTATTAAATGGGTTAAACCTATTATTATCAACTTTAACCGGATATATTCCATTCCATACGATACGCAACATACTTTATCGCAACATCTTTAGAATTAAACTTCCAAAAGATTCCATAATTTACTGGCGATGCCGGTTTTTCAGGCCTTCAGGCATTAAAATTGGTCATAATTCAATAATAGGCAATGATTCATTCTTAGACGGACGTAAAAATATATACATAGGCAATAATGTTAATATCGCTGGAAATGCGCATGTATATACCATGGAACATGATATAAACAGTCCTTCCTTTGCATCTGTTGGATCTCCCGTTTATATCTGTGATTGGGTTTACATCGGTTCAAGGGTTACTATACTGCCAGGAGTGACTATTAATGAAGGCGCAGTAATTGCATCAGGATCCGTTGTGACAAAAAACATTGAAAAGTGGACATTGGCTGGTGGAGTGCCTGCAAAGTTCATTAAAGAAAGACCAGTGGTTAAATATAAATTAAATACTAAAAATAAGGCTTTTTTCCAATGA
- a CDS encoding FkbM family methyltransferase, producing the protein MKKIFFLYLTRVYSFYNKHLPEIYGINSIYSSCYDWFNPNTTILVNLPDTKLYVNTRETGLVPLILNGTYEGYETELFKKLVNEDTILIDIGANIGYYTLIGANIIKKGSIYSFEPVPDNYNLLLKNVKINNLNNVTTVQKAVSNDIGKVKIFLDEFSFGTHSLARNNVPDKINFSEVNTTTLDSFFNEKFTELDNILIKMDTQGAEGLIVNGADSLLKKESIKIMMEFWPMGLKNMGTEPEQLLEKLKEYGFKINLINGQKKCLEHLDNDEIIKTCQISQNGYSNFVNLLLEK; encoded by the coding sequence ATGAAAAAAATATTTTTTTTATATTTAACCAGAGTATACAGTTTCTATAATAAGCATCTGCCTGAAATATATGGTATAAACTCAATTTATTCTAGTTGTTATGACTGGTTTAACCCTAATACCACAATTCTAGTAAACCTTCCTGATACTAAATTATATGTAAACACCAGAGAAACTGGATTAGTTCCTTTAATTCTTAATGGAACTTATGAAGGATATGAAACAGAATTATTCAAAAAGTTAGTTAATGAAGACACAATTTTGATTGATATAGGTGCTAATATTGGTTATTACACTTTAATCGGTGCAAATATAATTAAAAAAGGCTCAATTTATTCTTTTGAGCCGGTACCTGATAATTACAATCTTTTATTGAAGAATGTAAAAATTAATAATTTGAATAATGTTACGACAGTTCAAAAAGCTGTTTCGAATGATATAGGGAAAGTTAAAATATTTTTAGATGAATTTAGTTTTGGAACTCATTCTTTAGCTCGAAATAATGTTCCTGATAAAATTAATTTCTCGGAAGTCAATACAACAACATTAGATTCATTTTTTAATGAAAAATTTACTGAATTAGATAATATACTGATTAAAATGGATACTCAGGGTGCTGAAGGGCTTATTGTTAACGGAGCCGATTCTCTTTTAAAAAAAGAGTCCATTAAAATTATGATGGAATTCTGGCCTATGGGCCTCAAAAATATGGGTACTGAACCAGAACAGTTACTGGAAAAACTAAAAGAATACGGATTCAAAATAAATTTAATAAATGGCCAAAAAAAATGTTTGGAGCATCTAGATAATGATGAAATCATTAAAACATGCCAAATATCCCAAAATGGTTATAGTAATTTTGTTAATTTACTGCTTGAGAAATAA
- a CDS encoding flippase, with protein MNSIHKIVKNTSMLFIAQIIGYILLFFIAMYTARYLGTNGFGNLSIALALTGIFGIFTDLGIGLLSIRNIARDLSLKDKYITNILLIKFFLSILTFGLIMVTVTIFNYPGDIKLLIYLIAISTIINAFSSPFNATFQAYEKMEIPAISSIISNVIVFSGVFVAIYFNKDIFFFALLYIISSLACLLFNFMVYVWNFSFPLANIDLKLWKYIINDAWPFALMGISASIYLWIDSLLLSIMVSSEAVGIYNSAYRILMILYVIPAIFIAALFPVMSKHFKTAKDLLKIEYEKAFKYLAITSIFIFINGILFAENIIKLIFGNEYLSSILILQILMLSVPIIFLNSLSGNILAATNKQRFLSIVAILNALLNVTLNLFLIPKYSYIGASVVTVLTEVLGFSLTFLYINKSFFKISVNEYIFKPLLVGFVSAILIYYLKLALPWFFAGIIGLFLYLTILFVFKLINEEDKNLFKQILRGDINE; from the coding sequence ATGAATTCAATACATAAAATAGTGAAAAATACCAGCATGTTATTTATAGCCCAGATTATAGGTTATATCTTGCTTTTTTTCATTGCCATGTACACAGCCCGATATCTTGGTACCAACGGATTTGGTAATCTATCGATTGCTCTTGCTTTAACAGGCATTTTTGGAATTTTTACGGATTTAGGTATCGGATTACTTTCTATAAGAAATATAGCAAGAGATCTATCTTTAAAAGATAAATATATCACAAATATACTGCTAATAAAATTTTTTTTGAGCATTTTAACTTTTGGACTTATTATGGTAACTGTAACTATCTTTAATTATCCTGGAGATATTAAACTTCTAATTTATCTAATAGCAATATCTACAATAATCAATGCATTCTCATCCCCATTTAATGCTACTTTCCAGGCATATGAAAAAATGGAAATACCTGCTATAAGCTCGATTATAAGCAACGTTATAGTTTTTTCAGGAGTTTTTGTTGCTATCTATTTTAATAAAGATATATTCTTTTTCGCCCTTTTATACATCATTAGCAGTTTAGCGTGTTTACTATTTAATTTCATGGTTTATGTATGGAATTTTTCGTTTCCACTTGCGAATATCGATTTAAAATTATGGAAATATATTATAAATGATGCTTGGCCCTTTGCATTAATGGGAATTTCTGCAAGTATTTATTTATGGATAGACTCACTATTACTATCTATAATGGTAAGTAGTGAAGCAGTAGGCATTTATAACTCTGCTTACCGGATTTTAATGATTTTATATGTTATTCCTGCTATTTTTATTGCAGCATTGTTTCCAGTAATGTCAAAACACTTTAAAACTGCCAAAGATTTATTAAAAATAGAATACGAAAAGGCGTTTAAATATTTAGCCATTACATCCATTTTTATTTTCATAAATGGAATTCTTTTTGCTGAAAACATTATAAAATTAATTTTTGGAAATGAATATTTATCTTCCATTTTAATTCTTCAGATATTAATGTTATCTGTGCCCATAATATTTTTGAACTCACTATCTGGTAACATTCTGGCAGCGACCAATAAACAGAGGTTTCTTAGTATTGTAGCTATTTTAAATGCTTTGTTAAACGTTACTTTAAATCTCTTTTTAATTCCCAAATACAGTTATATTGGTGCTTCAGTGGTTACGGTTCTTACAGAGGTATTAGGATTCAGTTTAACATTTCTATATATCAATAAAAGTTTCTTTAAAATTTCTGTAAATGAATATATATTTAAACCACTTTTAGTTGGATTTGTGTCTGCTATCTTAATTTATTATTTAAAATTAGCATTACCCTGGTTTTTTGCAGGTATAATTGGTCTATTTTTGTATTTAACTATTTTATTTGTATTTAAATTAATTAATGAGGAAGATAAAAACTTATTTAAACAAATTTTAAGGGGCGATATTAATGAATAA
- a CDS encoding methyltransferase domain-containing protein has translation MNNQLIKSNFDFGYKKWKLDPIYAKLTLEYEKGDILDIGCATCQMYEFLKRNGWKGKYYGIDIQKYEGYAYPNKVNLIIGDATQLDFPEVDTILLYNILEHVNDPISLLKKSLDSSKKNVLIHIPKRNEKLWKHGLAEFHQLDKTHMHCGFSKAEIYNIVSNSGGSIKKYNETDAKNAIIGINLWDNIIPKLTFILLNKTFSSKTFYENIWLEVVKK, from the coding sequence ATGAATAATCAATTAATTAAGTCTAATTTTGATTTTGGATATAAAAAATGGAAATTAGACCCAATATATGCTAAATTAACTCTTGAATACGAAAAAGGAGATATATTAGACATCGGATGTGCAACATGTCAAATGTATGAATTTCTAAAGAGAAATGGTTGGAAAGGCAAATACTATGGAATAGACATCCAAAAATATGAAGGTTATGCATACCCCAACAAAGTTAATTTGATAATAGGCGATGCTACACAATTAGACTTCCCTGAAGTAGATACTATACTCCTATACAACATTTTAGAACATGTAAACGACCCAATATCTTTATTAAAGAAGTCATTAGACTCCAGTAAAAAAAATGTATTGATACATATACCTAAACGAAATGAAAAACTGTGGAAACATGGATTGGCGGAATTTCATCAGCTTGATAAAACTCATATGCACTGTGGATTTTCTAAAGCTGAAATATACAACATCGTAAGTAATAGTGGAGGTTCAATTAAAAAATACAATGAGACTGATGCCAAAAATGCAATAATAGGCATAAATCTATGGGACAATATAATACCTAAATTAACTTTCATACTACTAAATAAAACTTTCTCTTCAAAAACATTCTATGAAAATATCTGGTTGGAAGTAGTGAAAAAATGA
- a CDS encoding glycosyltransferase family 4 protein, which translates to MKIGIFTPYLRAFGGGEKYICKIAETLSHHHFVEFIILEDINKEKLENRLNINLEKISFKKINLRKLKNISLFKNLVIENISKNYDIFINQENNTTISAKSKKNFYICQQPILKLDKTFFQKLTDPFFSDSNLESYQKIIVYSQFIKKEIKKKVKNEIKVVYPPIENFKPFKKENIILSVGRFFVGFHNKKQLEMIKIFKQLYDENVILNNWEYHLVGGIVKDTKDIYYLKTCQKEARGYPVYIHTDVSFETLRGFYGKSKIFWHATGLNKDENDYPELMEHFGITTGEAMSAGCVPVVINKGGQPEIVQEKVDGFLWDTPDQLKEYTLELIKNDLLWKNMSLASTYRAKHFGIEKFIANVKELFIIDNEIN; encoded by the coding sequence ATGAAAATAGGAATATTCACTCCTTATTTGAGGGCGTTTGGAGGGGGTGAAAAATATATTTGTAAAATTGCAGAAACTTTAAGCCACCATCATTTTGTTGAGTTCATTATTCTAGAAGATATAAACAAAGAGAAACTGGAAAATAGGTTAAACATTAATCTGGAAAAAATAAGCTTTAAAAAAATAAACCTTAGGAAATTAAAGAATATTTCTTTATTTAAAAATTTAGTAATTGAAAATATATCTAAAAATTATGATATCTTTATAAATCAAGAAAATAACACTACAATCTCTGCTAAATCTAAAAAAAACTTTTATATATGCCAGCAACCGATATTAAAGTTGGATAAAACTTTCTTTCAAAAATTAACCGATCCCTTTTTTTCTGACAGTAATCTTGAATCGTACCAAAAAATAATTGTTTATTCTCAATTTATAAAAAAAGAAATTAAAAAAAAAGTCAAAAACGAAATAAAAGTTGTATATCCTCCTATTGAAAATTTTAAACCATTTAAAAAGGAAAATATAATATTAAGTGTTGGAAGATTTTTTGTTGGATTTCACAATAAAAAACAGCTTGAAATGATTAAAATATTCAAACAGCTTTATGATGAAAATGTTATATTAAATAACTGGGAATATCACTTGGTAGGCGGAATTGTAAAAGATACTAAAGATATATATTATTTAAAGACATGTCAAAAAGAAGCACGAGGTTATCCAGTTTATATACATACCGATGTTTCATTTGAAACCCTTAGAGGATTTTATGGTAAATCTAAAATATTCTGGCATGCCACTGGATTAAACAAAGACGAAAACGATTATCCTGAGCTAATGGAACATTTTGGAATTACTACTGGAGAAGCAATGTCAGCAGGATGTGTCCCTGTTGTAATTAATAAAGGAGGTCAGCCTGAAATAGTCCAGGAGAAAGTTGATGGGTTTCTTTGGGATACACCAGATCAATTAAAAGAGTATACGCTTGAATTAATAAAAAATGATTTATTATGGAAAAATATGAGTTTAGCTTCAACTTATAGAGCTAAACACTTTGGAATAGAAAAGTTTATCGCCAATGTCAAAGAATTATTTATAATTGATAATGAAATTAATTAG